The Arachis duranensis cultivar V14167 chromosome 9, aradu.V14167.gnm2.J7QH, whole genome shotgun sequence genomic sequence AATTTGCTCATGAGAGTGGAGTGTTCTACATTGAAACATCTGTTAAGACCGGAGAGAACATCAATGACCTTTTCTATGAAATAGATAAATAATGATGAACATCATCTTCATTTTCATCTGATAGTGAGCTTAAAAATTTGAGCAGAAGTATTAAGTTTGTTTTCTTGTGTGTCAAATGCAGCAAAGAGATTAGCAAAAGCTTATCCCCCAAAGCCTATGGGGATGAAATTGAACAATGAAATGAAAGATAGAAAGAGAAGATTCTTCTGTTGCTCAGTTTGAAATCTCCATGTAGAGAAAATGGCAAAGATCATAGTATAACTAGTTGTTATCAATGTCACTGATTATAGTTGAAAAGTTTTATAAGGCTATGGTTGTGAAGAAGTTAACAGATAGTGAAAACTTTTATAAGCTTCAATTGATGCAGACACAGCTCTCTATAGTTGAAGCACTCATCAATTCAAAGCAGGAAAATTACTGAGTGATATTGATTTCGAAAAGGCATCAGATTCATCAGATTCAAATCCCCTTTTATCTATCTCAGGAAACTGAAAAATGTGAGATCACTGCAAAATCTTGACACAGATTGAACAGAGGTGTTAGGAAATAACTGTAGATAAAAAATTGAGATTTTCACACTATAGAATGCACATCAATCCATTAAATTTGTAAACTGTGCAATTACATGATAATTTAATCTTGGTATTTCTATATCACTGTGTCAACTCCCTGATCAAGAACAAGTGTATTAGTGTAGTATCCATTATGTATATGTATGATACAACCAATTTAAGTATAATTTACCATTCCCCCAAAAACTATTCTTCAACACAAACTAATTCTCAGATGACCTCTGGCCTAAACCTTGGTTTTGGGTTATGGACCGTAATTCACTATACATTTTAGCACATTCGTGCGAAAAATTCGACATGGCCCTGAAAAGCTCTGGCAACCGATTTTTGAGACTTCCCAATGATTTCTGCCTAACCTGTAGGCACTGCCTtgcataagcttcttcctcatccTCCAATCTCTTCTCTACTTGATCAACCAGAAACTTCCGGTTTATAATAGTCTCATCAGGATTATTAGCTTCTGTCCTCTCCGGATCAAAGTCCTCCggtattttcttttccatatattTGCGATACCAGTCTTCGAATTGCCGTTTTTTGCGCATAAGCTCCTTACGTGTCTCCTCACATTTCCTCTTCAAAGCTAGCTCCTCTTCTTGATGCTGACAGATAGTTTCTATCACGGCAGCGAAGTTGGTTATGGCCGTCCTAGCATCCTCATCAGGAAGTTTCTCTAGATGATCTTGCCATGCTATGAGAAGACTATGTATTGGGGGTTTTCTAGCTCTTTGCGGCGAAGAAACCTTCTCCTTCAGATTGCTCTCAATTGGGATAAGATTTTGTTTTAACCAACTGTTTAGAGCCTTTATGTATTCCCTTTGGTGAATCATTAGCTTCTCAAAGTGTGCCTGCCACTGTTGCACAACAGCACATAGCTGCTGTGTACGCTCATAATGTTGTTCGCTTGTTTCAGTAGGAGACTGGGAAATGTCCAGCAATCTCAATGCTGTCACAATACTCGATTGATTCTCATGGTGGAATTGCATGATTCCCCACATGGTGGCCATCCTGCAGTTCAACAAAACAAAACCATCAATATCAGCAGAGTTTTTGACTGAGTTCATCAGTTTGTGAAGACACAGATTTGAGCTATAGCACTTTTACTTAAGAAAGATGCACTTCCTAAAATAAAACAATACAAATATGACAGGGACAATTTTCTAAGATTcattttcaaagttcaaaaagCATTAGTGACAGGAATAAACTGCCATCAGTTTTATAAGGTTCATTTTCAAAGTTCAAATCCTCCTGCCACAATACACAAGCCAACTTTAGAAAAAGAATAATACCTAAGTAAAGGACCAAAAAAAAGGGACAGTTACAGGAAATTGTAATATTTAAGAAATTCGGGACCAAGTAAGGACAAATTTACTGTTGATCTGCAGAAAGTAAAGCTTATCATTTTCTTTGTAATTTTAAAGCTTCGGTAGCACAAAGTGATTCATCAAGAAATGTCTGATGTGATAAGCAACCATAACATAGTCATATTACATGGCTGAACTAAATTTCAAAACACTTCCACATAGCCACAAGATTATCTATTTGTAATTTTGAACCCTAATTATTATAACTCACCCATCAACAAGCTGAACAAGTCTTGGGTACAACTGCTGATCGCGTAGCCGGCTAATCTCTAAGACCGTGGAATCCAAGGCTTGCATATCTACAATGTATCTTGTATGTAAATGACTAACGGCCGCTTTTGCTTTCTCTAATGCTTCAGAGTTAGAACCTCTATTTTTCAGCTTGTTAAGCATGGCAACCTTTTTTTGGTACTCATATTTCATTAGTTCACCGGCCTATCAAAATATTCCGCAGCGAAATTCAGAGAAGATAAACAGAAATTTGCAGCATAATTTGATACATACGTGAATCTTCTTGCAGAAACTGTGTGACAACTTACAATAAATagctaacaataaaaaataaaaatcccataCCTTAACTTCATCATAAAGTTTCTTTTCCCATGCTAGCAATTTGTCCAAGACGGTAGCATGAGTTTCATGTTCTTCTAAGTCAACATCATCTTTTCCTTCATCCAAATTCGGTATTCCTCTAAAGGACCGATTCCATGTAATAACTCGCATCACCTTTGCGGCGTGATCAATATGTCCTGCAAAAACCGAGGCATAATTACAATTCAAAACATGTTTGGTAACCACTATCACTACATAACCTATGAACTAATGTTATGTAATCACCACATACCACAATAGTGACCAATCACCAGCAGCATAAATATCAGTTACTTAAAGCAAAAGGcacttaaaaatttaatttgttaaagtAATCATCAGCATAATTACTCAAATACAATACAAAATTGAAGCAGAGAAAAGCCATAATCACTCTTTTACCTCTATTATCAGCAAAATTGGAGTGATAATGGAGGCGAGTGGCCTCGAGCATCTTGGAAACTTCATGAGCACTCTCTGAAGCCTTCAGAAAATGATCATCCAATTCAGTAAAGACCTGCATCATATTAACTCCCTGCTTCCCGTTCCTCTTCGCCTCCACCGGAGGCACAATCTTCACCTTCTTCAATGCTTTCGATGATGATGTCGTGGCCATAGCCATAGCCTCTGGCGCAGGAGGCAAGACTACCGCTTCCTCGTCCGGTAAAGGAGCTACAggctcatcatcatcaatgccGTCAACATCCTCGTCATCATCTATTTCTCCATGTCCTTTCTCTTCAACAAACACCTTCCTATGATTATGAATCCTCTCatccttcttactcattttatgattattattgttattgttatgatgacgatgatgatgatgattctcttcttgttcttcttctcctaaAACTTCCTCTGAATCCTTCAAGCTTGTTCCCGGCACATTCTCCACTGATGGAAAGAAATACTCCATAGCTGCGGTTTGATGTGTGTGCTGCAAAGCATGAACATGACTATGACCATGACCATGATCATGATCATGATCATGCTTACGATCATGATGCTGATTCTTCTCCTCAATTGTTCGAttacttcttctcctcctcgTTCTCAAATTCCCTTCATTATTCTCCAATTCAATCTCATCATCACCATCCGCACCTTCTTCCTCCTTGATAACCTGCTTCTTCGACCCTGCTCGCTTCGATTCCTCTTTGATCATCTTCTCCGGCATGGTAGTTGCACGCTGGAGAGGCTGCGGCTGCTCTGCGAGGCTAGGCGGCGGAGGTGGCGGCTTGATATCATTAACCGCCGCAATAGCAGGAATCGCGGCGGCGGCTGCGGCAGCAGAAGGGGGAAATTGAGGATCAACAACCTCTCCCTGTGCGAAATCAGTGAGTGCGGCGCCGGCGCCCTTGAGCGACGTGGCATAGGCGGAGTGCGCGGCGGCGAAGGCGTTCCTGGCGGAAACGGCGAGTTTCATGAAGTGTTTCCGTTCCTTGCATCGTGCCACCGCTTCTTCGTTCTCAATCTTGGATTGGGAGCAACCCATCCTCTTCTTCTGATTCTAATTCTTGCGATTAGTGAAGAAAAGTGTGGGAATTTGTAAAGAGAATGGAACATTGAGTGGCTGTTATTGAAGAAGGAATCTGGCTTTTGGAGGAAAAAGTGTTAAAGTGAAGACCGAGTGAAAGAGGTGGCGCACATCAACGACGACTTGTGCGTTAAGGCAACGAAACGGTGTCGTTTTGGTGCAACCTAGGATTTGAGAGTAAAGACAGGGGAATGAAGCGGAGAGTGCTAGAAAGTGCgttttgttttgtgttgttttctTCAATAACTAACAAACTCGTATAACTGACGTATATCAACCAAACTCCTCTTACGTTCTTAGTTTTCACattattataattttcattcaaaataaatGCCGTCCAGTCTAAGATTGATTGTGTAatcaattttgtttaaaaaaaatattgtgaaagacactaaaaatattgctaaataaatatgaatttttattgagtttatattttaggccttggattttttattttcacttttatgTAGAGTATCAGTAACTctcataaaaatatctaaaatattatttgtatactaaaattaactactaatatatttttaatatatatttatattctaatatatattttatattaatgactgactttggtggctgattttgatATACACGTAGTataattgtaaaaatatttataaaaaaaagaacgaAAATATTGTGACCATCAAAACTAACGAACACGTACCTTGTTTTGACTAACCAACACGTATACTCCATAAACT encodes the following:
- the LOC107464088 gene encoding protein ROLLING AND ERECT LEAF 2, with translation MGCSQSKIENEEAVARCKERKHFMKLAVSARNAFAAAHSAYATSLKGAGAALTDFAQGEVVDPQFPPSAAAAAAAIPAIAAVNDIKPPPPPPSLAEQPQPLQRATTMPEKMIKEESKRAGSKKQVIKEEEGADGDDEIELENNEGNLRTRRRRSNRTIEEKNQHHDRKHDHDHDHGHGHSHVHALQHTHQTAAMEYFFPSVENVPGTSLKDSEEVLGEEEQEENHHHHRHHNNNNNNHKMSKKDERIHNHRKVFVEEKGHGEIDDDEDVDGIDDDEPVAPLPDEEAVVLPPAPEAMAMATTSSSKALKKVKIVPPVEAKRNGKQGVNMMQVFTELDDHFLKASESAHEVSKMLEATRLHYHSNFADNRGHIDHAAKVMRVITWNRSFRGIPNLDEGKDDVDLEEHETHATVLDKLLAWEKKLYDEVKAGELMKYEYQKKVAMLNKLKNRGSNSEALEKAKAAVSHLHTRYIVDMQALDSTVLEISRLRDQQLYPRLVQLVDGMATMWGIMQFHHENQSSIVTALRLLDISQSPTETSEQHYERTQQLCAVVQQWQAHFEKLMIHQREYIKALNSWLKQNLIPIESNLKEKVSSPQRARKPPIHSLLIAWQDHLEKLPDEDARTAITNFAAVIETICQHQEEELALKRKCEETRKELMRKKRQFEDWYRKYMEKKIPEDFDPERTEANNPDETIINRKFLVDQVEKRLEDEEEAYARQCLQVRQKSLGSLKNRLPELFRAMSNFSHECAKMYSELRSITQNQGLGQRSSEN